Proteins from a genomic interval of Cucumis melo cultivar AY chromosome 7, USDA_Cmelo_AY_1.0, whole genome shotgun sequence:
- the LOC103494443 gene encoding polyadenylate-binding protein 1 isoform X1 has product MERNYNYDEHEHEVYGGDIPDDAEMDADLDMSSGRADEEGYDAEPSNANSKDLEDMKRRLKEIEEEAGALREMQAKVEKEMGAVQEDSSSTSATQAEKEEVDSRSVYVGNVDYACTPEEVQQHFQSCGTVNRVTILTDKFGHPKGFAYVEFVEVDAVQNALLLNESELHGRQLKVSAKRTNVPGMKQYRGRRPNPFGFRGRRPFTPTAPYPSYGYGRVPRFRRPMRYRPY; this is encoded by the exons ATGGAGCGCAATTATAACTACGACGAGCACGAACACGAAGTCTACGGTGGGGATATTCCCGACGACGCCGAGATGGATGCCGACCTCGACATGTCTTCTGGTAGGGCCGACGAAGAAGGCTACGACGCCGAGCCTAGTAACGCTAACTCCAAG gACTTGGAGGACATGAAGAGGAGGCTTAAGGAGATCGAAGAGGAGGCTGGTGCCCTTCGGGAAATGCAGGCTAAAGTTGAGAAGGAGATGGGTGCTGTTCAAG AAGATTCATCCAGTACCTCTGCAACACAGGCTGAAAAGGAGGAAGTAGATTCTCGATCTGTATATGTTGGTAAT GTCGACTATGCATGCACTCCTGAAGAGGTCCAACAGCATTTTCAATCATGTGGGACAGTGAATAGAGTGACAATTTTGACGGACAAATTTGGTCACCCCAAGGGATTTGCTTATGTTGAGTTTGTGGAGGTTGATGCTGTCCAGAATGCTTTGCTGTTAAATGAGTCAGAGTTGCACGGTCGTCAACTTAAG GTCTCTGCTAAAAGGACAAATGTGCCGGGCATGAAGCAATACCGCGGAAGGAGGCCAAACCCTTTTGGCTTTCGAGGTCGCCGGCCTTTCACGCCTACTGCACCTTATCCTTCATATGGTTATGG AAGGGTCCCAAGGTTCAGGCGACCGATGCGGTACAGACCCTACTAG
- the LOC103494443 gene encoding polyadenylate-binding protein 2 isoform X2, whose product MERNYNYDEHEHEVYGGDIPDDAEMDADLDMSSGRADEEGYDAEPSNANSKDLEDMKRRLKEIEEEAGALREMQAKVEKEMGAVQDSSSTSATQAEKEEVDSRSVYVGNVDYACTPEEVQQHFQSCGTVNRVTILTDKFGHPKGFAYVEFVEVDAVQNALLLNESELHGRQLKVSAKRTNVPGMKQYRGRRPNPFGFRGRRPFTPTAPYPSYGYGRVPRFRRPMRYRPY is encoded by the exons ATGGAGCGCAATTATAACTACGACGAGCACGAACACGAAGTCTACGGTGGGGATATTCCCGACGACGCCGAGATGGATGCCGACCTCGACATGTCTTCTGGTAGGGCCGACGAAGAAGGCTACGACGCCGAGCCTAGTAACGCTAACTCCAAG gACTTGGAGGACATGAAGAGGAGGCTTAAGGAGATCGAAGAGGAGGCTGGTGCCCTTCGGGAAATGCAGGCTAAAGTTGAGAAGGAGATGGGTGCTGTTCAAG ATTCATCCAGTACCTCTGCAACACAGGCTGAAAAGGAGGAAGTAGATTCTCGATCTGTATATGTTGGTAAT GTCGACTATGCATGCACTCCTGAAGAGGTCCAACAGCATTTTCAATCATGTGGGACAGTGAATAGAGTGACAATTTTGACGGACAAATTTGGTCACCCCAAGGGATTTGCTTATGTTGAGTTTGTGGAGGTTGATGCTGTCCAGAATGCTTTGCTGTTAAATGAGTCAGAGTTGCACGGTCGTCAACTTAAG GTCTCTGCTAAAAGGACAAATGTGCCGGGCATGAAGCAATACCGCGGAAGGAGGCCAAACCCTTTTGGCTTTCGAGGTCGCCGGCCTTTCACGCCTACTGCACCTTATCCTTCATATGGTTATGG AAGGGTCCCAAGGTTCAGGCGACCGATGCGGTACAGACCCTACTAG
- the LOC103494443 gene encoding polyadenylate-binding protein 1 isoform X3, producing the protein MLVDYACTPEEVQQHFQSCGTVNRVTILTDKFGHPKGFAYVEFVEVDAVQNALLLNESELHGRQLKVSAKRTNVPGMKQYRGRRPNPFGFRGRRPFTPTAPYPSYGYGRVPRFRRPMRYRPY; encoded by the exons ATGTTG GTCGACTATGCATGCACTCCTGAAGAGGTCCAACAGCATTTTCAATCATGTGGGACAGTGAATAGAGTGACAATTTTGACGGACAAATTTGGTCACCCCAAGGGATTTGCTTATGTTGAGTTTGTGGAGGTTGATGCTGTCCAGAATGCTTTGCTGTTAAATGAGTCAGAGTTGCACGGTCGTCAACTTAAG GTCTCTGCTAAAAGGACAAATGTGCCGGGCATGAAGCAATACCGCGGAAGGAGGCCAAACCCTTTTGGCTTTCGAGGTCGCCGGCCTTTCACGCCTACTGCACCTTATCCTTCATATGGTTATGG AAGGGTCCCAAGGTTCAGGCGACCGATGCGGTACAGACCCTACTAG
- the LOC103494449 gene encoding mediator of RNA polymerase II transcription subunit 31, producing MASNHGLNEEAADNPSSPTNVYKDPDDGRQRFLLELEFVQCLANPTYIHYLAQNRYLEDEAFIGYLKYLQYWQRPEYIKFIMYPHCLFFLELLQNSNFRNAMAHPGNKELAHRQQFYFWKNYRNNRLKHILPRPLPEPAALPPPVSAPPQAPVPAPTPAPTVAASPATAALSPMQYGIPPGPGLPKNDMKGAGIDRRKRKHERSMT from the exons ATGGCGTCCAATCATGGATTAAACGAAGAAGCAGCTGATAACCCATCATC GCCTACAAATGTTTACAAAGATCCCGATGACGGACGGCAGCGGTTCTTGCTCGAATTGGAGTTTGTTCAATGCCTTGCCAATCCTACCTACATTCATT ATCTGGCACAGAATCGTTACCTCGAGGATGAAGCTTTTATTGGTTACTTGAAGTACCTTCAATATTGGCAACGGCCAGAGTATATCAAGTTTATAAT GTACCCccattgtcttttttttcttgaacTTCTACAAAATTCAAACTTCCGAAATGCAATGGCTCATCCTGGCAACAAG GAATTGGCACACAGACAACAATTTTACTTCTGgaagaactataggaataatCGATTGAAACACATTTTGCCTCGACCTCTTCCCGAACCTGCAGCATTACCACCCCCAGTATCCGCCCCACCTCAAGCACCTGTACCGGCCCCAACCCCAGCCCCCACTGTGGCAGCTTCACCTGCTACAGCTGCACTTTCTCCCATGCAGTATGGTATTCCACCTGGTCCTGGACTTCCAAAGAACGACATGAAGGGCGCAGGAATTGATCGACGAAAGAGAAAACAT GAAAGAAGTATGACGTAG
- the LOC103494447 gene encoding tyrosine--tRNA ligase, chloroplastic/mitochondrial: MVMAILASSSPSCYTSKAFLLSQRSFFFSTISSKPSSSFFLKPTSRFFASSSPTSLRYSPTPSPPTNVIQILEQRGLLDSITSDNLRSASLSPLKVYCGFDPTAQSLHLGNLLGLIVLSWFRRCGHSTVALIGGATARIGDPSGKSLERPELDLQTLEANTLGITNIITKILGNSGSDSDFCPNFLILNNYDWWKEFRFLDFLKDVGRFARVGSMIAKESVRRRLESEQGMSYTEFTYQLLQGYDFLHLYQNEGVSVQIGGSDQWGNITAGTELIRKRLPQADGVYGLTFPLLLKSDGTKFGKSEDGAIWLSPSMLSPYKFYQYFFSVPDADVVRFLRILTFLDIEEIQDLESQMTKPGYVPNTVQRRLAEEVTRFVHGENGLSEALKATEALKPGAETKLDWKTIEGIAEDVPCCSLEYDQVLNLSVVDLSVTTGLLESKSAARRLLKQGGLYLNNGRVDSESKRVEAVDVIDGKVLLLSAGKKNKVVVRIS; this comes from the coding sequence ATGGTGATGGCCATTCTTGCTTCTTCTTCACCTTCTTGTTACACCTCAAAAGCTTTCCTTCTCTCTCAAcgttccttcttcttctccaccaTTTCATCCAAACCCTCTTCCTCCTTCTTCCTTAAACCCACTTCCCGTTTCTTCGCTTCTTCCTCCCCAACTTCTCTCCGCTACTCACCAACCCCTTCTCCTCCCACCAATGTCATCCAAATCCTCGAACAACGCGGCCTTCTTGACTCCATCACCAGCGACAATCTCCGCTCCGCTTCTCTCTCCCCTCTCAAGGTCTATTGCGGCTTCGACCCCACTGCCCAGAGCTTACATTTAGGTAATCTTCTTGGTTTAATCGTCCTCTCTTGGTTCCGCCGATGTGGCCACTCCACCGTCGCTCTTATCGGTGGTGCCACTGCCCGTATCGGCGACCCCTCCGGCAAGAGCCTCGAGCGGCCCGAACTCGACCTCCAAACCTTGGAGGCTAATACCCTGGGAATTACTAATATTATCACTAAAATTTTGGGGAATTCGGGGTCGGATTCTGATTTTTGCCCTAATTTTTTGATTCTGAATAATTATGATTGGTGGAAGGAGTTTAGATTTTTAGATTTCTTGAAAGATGTGGGTCGGTTTGCGAGAGTGGGATCGATGATTGCTAAGGAGAGTGTTAGGAGGAGATTGGAATCGGAGCAAGGAATGAGTTATACTGAGTTCACTTATCAGCTATTGCAAGGGTATGATTTTCTCCATTTGTATCAAAACGAGGGCGTTTCTGTTCAGATTGGAGGTAGTGATCAATGGGGGAATATTACTGCTGGGACAGAGCTTATTAGGAAACGTTTGCCTCAAGCTGATGGCGTTTATGGTTTGACATTCCCTCTTCTTCTAAAGAGTGATGGCACCAAATTCGGTAAATCCGAAGACGGTGCTATTTGGCTTTCGCCATCGATGTTATCTCCATACAAGTTTTATCAGTATTTCTTCAGTGTTCCTGATGCTGATGTGGTGAGGTTTCTTAGAATTCTCACATTTTTGGATATTGAGGAGATTCAGGACTTGGAAAGCCAAATGACGAAACCTGGGTATGTTCCTAACACGGTGCAGAGGCGGCTGGCCGAAGAAGTTACTCGGTTTGTTCATGGTGAAAATGGTTTAAGTGAGGCCCTTAAGGCTACTGAAGCATTGAAACCAGGAGCAGAGACAAAGTTGGATTGGAAGACTATTGAAGGGATTGCTGAGGATGTTCCATGCTGCTCGTTGGAGTATGATCAAGTGTTGAACCTTTCGGTTGTCGATCTCTCAGTTACGACTGGTTTGCTTGAAAGCAAGTCGGCTGCCCGTCGGTTACTGAAGCAAGGGGGACTTTATTTGAATAATGGTAGAGTGGATTCTGAGAGTAAAAGAGTTGAAGCTGTAGACGTTATTGATGGAAAAGTTCTACTTTTATCGGCAGGAAAGAAGAACAAGGTGGTTGTAAGGATATCATAA